CTTGCTGTTGTCCAGATTGCTTGTTGTTGGGGGTGCAGGGAACCACCCCCTCCCACCACACACGTTGGGACTGGTATCAGAACCCAAAATTCCAGTGTGGAAGGCCTAAaccccaatacctcagaatgtgactgcatttggagagaTCTTTAAAGGGATGACTAAACTGAGGCCATTAGGGTGAACCCTAATCTGGTCTGCCTACAGTCTTTAGAAAATTTGGATCCACAGAGACACTAGgactggggagggggaggtaTGTGTTCAGAGAAAACGTCATGTGAGGACACGGCAAGAAGGCAAGCCACGAGACTTGCCAAACCTCCCAACACCCTCATCTTGGGACTTCTAAAATCCAGAACTCTGAAAATTCCTGCTCAAGACCTGAGTCTGTTCTTTTGTTACAGCTCACCTAACAGACTGACCCAACAGGTGGCCTAAGTATCAGGGCTTAAGGAACTGGAACCGAAACAACCAACGTTTGCTATTGTGGGTCTGCCATCCCTGAAGTGGAGCTTCAGCATCAAAGCCATCTTACTGAAGAGTCCaagcttttccctttccttggcattttaaaacagaataaaattggAATAGAATTAACACTTGatgcagaaaacaaaatgttaacatgaaaaattttcaaacataccaGAAGCAGAAAATAGTACAGTGAACTTCCATATACCCTACACTCAGAAAAGCACTGATTTTGCCTCGTTTCAGCTCACTCCTTTCCACCTCCTTTCCCTTGGCTATAGTATATATGCacgtatattttttaattaggcaACCAATATTTTACCATGCCACATACCCGTGACTGTGGCATGCCGATGAATCCACATTAAAAGTAAAGACATTGAACTGagataatttgtattttgttaGAATCCCAAACCAGGACACTCACACTTTGTTCCTTGTATTATTCAAGATTCCAAtctaaaaatgtaatttcatttcCAGGGTAATTGCTGAAGTTGGAAGACAAATGTTTTTCTACAGGTCTTCATTTaaatactaaaaaggaaaaagagttgCAAGGATGTAGATTACTAAAAACTATTATAGCATCTCAGGAAATAcacattctcattttaaaaagtgtatacaTGTGGATCTTTAAAACAGATCAAAAAACCTACCCAAAAATGTTGACAGGATCTCTTGGTAGAATATGTTTCATTTTCTCCTATGTAATTTACTCTATTTGCTAAATGCTCCACTATGGATGTTGTTACTTTTgcaacctgaaaaaaaatttaaaagtacactAAAATAAATTGTAACTGTATAAGCATATTATTTAAACATGGAGGTTAACCATTAGAAGTTAAAAGTGGTTAAGTGATTCCCTCTGGGAACTGCAGTGAAACGGAAGGTGAAGGCAAGAGGCATGCTTCCCATTCTAAAACCTTTCAATGTCACTCTTAAGATCAGACATTatgtaagctttttaaaattattaaaaaaaaaaaaaaacaacaacaaaaaacaagtgggaagactaatggaaaaaaacaaaaaaaacccacaagaaccAACTTCATTATATTTCTTCTAAGGTCAGTATGGGCCTTTGTGAGACCTACCAGTTGTGACTACTAGTTCAGCTGTATGCAGTACATCATGTTCATTCACACTCCCGAATTCTACTTTAGTGCATATAAAATGCAACTGGATTTACAGAAATAATTTACTTTCACTGACGAcatatttcaattaaaagaaaaaagcatacagAGTACAAACAAgagagtttatttacaaaacTTACAATAATTACAGATAGTACAAATTGAGACAATTTCCCCTGTTACTGTGACCGAAGCTACCAGCCTTCACTTTAAAATGAGGGTTTTGTTATTCTGAGATATGATAGACATTCAGTGATCCACTGCccttatttaaaatgcttttctaaCTAATTCCAGGGGCTGATTAGTGTATGTACAGCGGTCACTTCCCTCAACGTGTATTTCCAGACCTACTATGTACAAGTCCAACATAACTGGAATATAATGGCGTAGAACAGCACTGAgtaatttttttcccaacaataaattttgattattctttaaatattcatttagtgGTTTAGAACTGAAACCAtgatttttggcttttaaaagaaaagtccaGTGATTCTTGATGGGACGCACCATTCCGCTATAGCCAGTATTACCCGGCTATTTTTTACAGGTTTACAAtagttttagaaaacagaattCCACAGCATtcaattctgttttgtttggtttttagagagggagagaggcagggggaatcttcagagaatcttcagcagactccatgcccagcacagagccagatacggggctcaacctcacaaccctgagatcacgacctgagccaaaatcaagagtctgacactcagccgagccacccaagtgctccccaTGGTATTCAATTCTGTATGAATtgtgtcttttatgtttttaatcagAGTCACTGCTACTGCTCGAGGAGTCTGTTGACATAACTTCTacatcatcttcattttctttattatgcCCCGGAGGTTCCAACAAGAAGTCATTACTGTGATTTGGTGGTAACATATTCATTGACATGTCATTTGACTGCCATGGGTACTGCGGAGCAAGGACatctggagaaaagaaagaagtatatgTAACAACACTTCTACCAGTAATTAATTTACTACTTAACTACACTTCCCTTCATGCACAGAATCTGAagccagtatttttttaaggccAGGAATCAAAACATACATTTGGCAAAATTAATGAAGATCAAAGTTATCAAGAAAAAgcatggtgttaaaaaaaaaaaaaaaaaaaaaaagaaaaagcatggtGTTTAATAACCagaacctgtgttttatttttttaaaaatcatgcttcCATCTAGGTAACTTTATATAATCAGCTgacctaatttttcttttgtaagacGTTCACGATGACCCATCAAATGTGTCTTATACGTGTCAATGTAAACTATACACAGATATGTATTAGGTCGTATATAGTATTCTCTCTACACATTTTAAATAGCTAACATGTGCTATACTAAGTATTACAAGTTTAAACTGCCTAAGCTTTGAATCCACTGAAAACGTTTCTCCTTTGCCAGCAGCCACCATGTTAATCTTCGTCAGCAGAGGGCACTGGAGGGACTGTGCAAGGGGACCAGGCCTAGGGATCTGTATGTAGTTTTCCTTCTCAGGCCTGTGGTGCCGGCTGCGCAGGGACATCAAGCACCTCAAGCGGTGCTCACTCCCTCGCAAGTTTCAGGGGCATTGAAGTCTCACCCTCACCCTCAAGGCGGCTTCCCAGCCGGGCTCCCAGGAACCTGAAGGCTGGTGGATGGATCCCTGCCTGCCGGCTGCAGCCTGGGAACACCCCCTCCAGCCTCTCTGCCATCCCGTGGGCCACAGATGCTTCCCGCATCTGTTAgtgctctattttttaaaaacagctctcTTTACCCTTTAGTAGTCAGtaccaaattttctttaaattttccttgTTCATATTACTATGTGGTTTCTGCCTCCTGACTGGCCTGTGACTGGCAGGATATGGAATAACCCAaatgagaaaaaggcaaagataTCAAAGGAAACTAATGCACAGTGAGCTCTCAGTTTGTCCTTTAAGcagttttaaaaaactttttaaatgttctacCAAATCAAAACAAGTCACCTACAGAAGATAAAAGgtgggaaacaaaataaatgtaataacgCAAAACTACATGTAAAACTTGAGGAAGGCTGAAATTCAAAACAGCCCAAGTCTCACAGAAGTGCTATTTAGTTATTCAAAAGTAAAAAGTTGTTACTCGTTTTGTTAACTTGGGAGTTTTTCAAGAGTGATTTCACTTTGTattctttaaaatgaacatttatatttcttattctgtTGGTACAGtatatttcacaattttatttaaaaagctgtttAGATTTTAATAATTAAAGGCCTAATGCCAAGGCAAATAAACCATCAATAAATGACAGAGAAATTAATTTGTTCTAATTTCATAAACTCCAACTAGAACAGTTTTTGATCTACAGAGCAGGATAACTGGCAAAAAACCTAGCTATTAAAACGAGTTGGGTCTAGACTCTCAAACTTGTTCAACAGCCAGACAGTCATGTCTTAAAAACTTTGGTGTGTTTGAAAACCCCATTCTGATTAGTATTACCTGGCAATCTGCCTGCTGCAAGTGCATCCCCTGGTAAATGACCATTTACACCATTCGTGGAAGGATTGTTCATTTGACCCAATAATCCACTTCTCATCTCTAAATCAGTTGGGTATGGTCTCCGTGGGTCCCCTAAAAAAAGACTGCTTTTAATTGAATCTTATGCAAAATAAGCAGCAATACCTTCTCTGAAGTATTGATTTTCCTTGGTTCTCTTTGAAAaactcagaaatatattttcaattttcatacAGGAAGGTCATCTTATCAATTGTGATTAAGAgcataatatattaaatttaaaaatacatgcatttCTTCTCTGAATCTGCACAGAAATATACTATTctccatacaaaaaaaaagtgtcattttAGCAATTCTAGatgacaaattaagaaaataataatgatcttGAGTCTTCTAAGTTACCCACATTTCCTAGTAAGAACAAATGATACATACTCTGAAGGAGAATAAAtatatggtgttttgttttttttgtttttttttttacaagacaGAAAGGACTGCTTATTTGAAGGACTAcctaaattaaaactttttctaATCAACCTCTTTGATCTTGTCATTTAGAGATTAATTCCTAGAACTTTCCAGTGGAGGTTTATCAGGAGCTTTCATTTCTAATCATGATAGTTTTGGGATAATGAAAACTTGGCAGATTTGGACCAACTTTTTAGTAATATTTCTTACTCCAGATCACTCACCTCCAAAACTGCAGTTAATCTTAGTGTTTTTAGTATGGTGAAATGCCACCATCATGAGATTCTGATGCTGAGATACTCTCCCACTCCTCCCAGAAGATTACTGCTCTACCGCAGGTCCCTGtcttataaatgttttatgtgcTGTCAATGTATGTTGTAGTTTGTTacccttttttgttgtttctaattaTTCCAGCTCTTTCCAGTCCCATGTGTTTGTTTGTGAGCACTCAGTGCTTCACTGTATCACTGAAGATCTGGGACTGTCTCGTTTCCAAGGCcagaaccctttttttttttttttttaatttttttttaaatttttatttatttatgatagtcacacagagagaaagagagagaggcagagacacaggcagagggagaagcaggctccacgcaccaggagcccgatgtgggattcgatcccgggtctccaggatcgcgccctgggccaaaggcaggcgccaaaccgctgcgccacccagggatcccaaggccagAACCCTTGACGAAATCCCAATGGTTCTAAGAAGTGGGCTTCTGGCCAGCCTGGGTATTACAGACATATAAATCTACAGCTTAGAATCATTACATATCATCTCGTACTTTTAAACAtcaatttatgatttttctttaaaaaggacaaaaacacaGTCTCTATGGCAAAAGCTTTGCAGAAAACCAAACTGATAAACCCATAACCCAAATTATTACTTGTAAGATattaaagatatgaaaatatacGGAGGATGTTTCTAAGGATAAATATATcctatatttaaatcttttttcctatttttaagtaTAGTTACCTAAGAATTTTCAAAACCATATATACCTAATAAAAAGAGAAGTGTTTTTACCTGGAACCCAGGTCAGTGGAGCACACACAGCATTACTTGCACTTATTCTATGtgcatatttaattatttcttcagaGGAGATGGCACCTGAGTCAAGAAGAGAGAGTAACATGTTAGTCTAGTAACTTACAAGTCACttactaaattttaaattacctGAAAATAGGATAATCCGAGTTACCTACCTTCCCTAATAAAAACTAATATGTATATTGTTAAATCATATAAGATTTCCCAACTAAAGAACAAGACATCTAGAAAATACAGCTGATAAAGCATCATATTTGGGACATTAGCATGATAATGCCCACTGACCTTGATTTCTAACTACCATTAAACATTCCTACTGTTCTGAAAGCAACAGTGAACACAAATAAGACACAGGAAAGGGTGTTTTGTCTTGCATTAACAGCTTAGCTATTAAAGCAGCAGCTCATACTACACCACTCAATTGTGACTTAACGTGACCCTAAGGAAAGAAGTAGACCCAAGTAGAAACATGTCCACAATATACTCATTAGATTTAAAAACTAAGCTGctcgatgcctgggtggctcagttggttaaacatttgcctttggttcaggtcgtgatcccagggccctgtgatggtgtctcacactgggctccctgctcagtgggtctgcttctccttctacccctccccattccttgtgctctctccccccactcaaaaaaaatcttaaaaaaaaaaaaaaaagtaagctgcTAAATAATACATACAGCATGacctggtttttgttttagaatatatgtatatatatgtatttgcattAAACACCTAAAAAATGGACACACACTAAACATTAACAGTGGTTATCTGAAAtaggaaaagaggaggaaagtTAGATAACTCTGAGGTGATTATAGGTAAATAATCTATaaaccagggggatccctgggtggctcagcagatcggggagtcccaggatcgagtcccaagtcaggctccctgcctggagcctgcttctccctctgcctgtgtctctgcctctctctctgtgtgtttctcatgaataaataaataaaatcttaaaaaaaaaaaaaaaaaaaggaggcatgCTGGGGTTGCACCATTAAATGTGCACACATCCCAAAGCCACATCTACTTCTGACTTCAGGACACTCTCGTTTCACTTCAGTCGCCCACTGCACATTTTCTTTCACTCTCTATCCTGTCTTTTAAGATccaactcagggatccctgggtggcgcagcagtttggcgcctgcctttggcccagggcgtgatcctggagacccgggatcgaatcccacatcaggctcccggtgcatggagcctgcttctccctctgcctgtgtctctgcgcctctcattctctctctgtgactatcataaaacaaaacaaaaaaaaaagatccaactcACATGCCACTTGCTTCCAGCTTGcagttctcttcctttttcccaaCAACTTTATAAACCTGTCTACTGCACATTCAGATACAAAGCCATAACTTCCCTTATATTATTGCTTCTCAGAACCTGAAAAAGGTATATCTCCCTAACAATACATAGCATATAGTACTAGAGCCTAGCAGACactttacaataaaaatttattggaaTCATTTCAATAGCAACAAATGATTACCAGTAATACTCTCATCCATTTCTTGAAACCAAAACTTGGATTTTACACAGAAAGTCATTCATGTTCCCAATAGTACTaaccttttcttgccttttctattgatttgagtttttcttttgcttggtAAACAGCTGTTGCCtaatttgaacattaaaaaaagaaatatggtttATTCTTAACTTTATCAAGCAGAATGTTTACCTTCATTCACAAAATGATTAATCCCACAGGAACAATATGCAAAATTTGGAAATCCCCATAATTTATTTGCAATATTCTGAAACACCACTTGGGAATCATTTATATCAGTTggttaataaaagaaatatgtattcaTGAATCAGTCTTCATTCATTAGTTGttagaaataaagtataaattagATTGTTTACTAACATTTCTTTATGCCTTCTATCACAGATATGCATAAGATAACCAGATCACATATGACTCATAAAACATCCTATTCTTGCGTTTATCTCTTCTTGTTCAAAgagaaaataccaaaatattttttttttctaatttcaagaTACATTCTTGGATTGACAGTCTTACTCACTTATACAATACCATTACCTCCATGCTTAATGATTGCTATAATGAAAACATCCCCAAGTTCCCCCCTCAATCCTGCTCCATTAAAGGGTAAAATGAAGTTAAGCTAGTATATGCATCCTCAACTAGAACAGTAGTTAAGAATATGGAGTCAGAGAGAACTAGGTTTAAGTTCCATCTCTCTACTTTTCACTCTTCCTGGGCAAAGtcgttaatttaaaaaatttaaaatcttgggtttcttcatctgtaaaatactaACCTAGAGTAACTGTTAAGAAGactgagataatacatgtaaattgCAAATAAGCACAAGGCCTGATGCACAAGTGCCCAATAAATGATAGTTGCTATACCTAAGTCATAAAATTCCATCTTTTTATGGTCCTTGCATTAACTGtctttaatttaataattacatttttggAAATCAAATCTAAAGAATACAATCTGaaatgcagaagagaaaaagaacttttttgCAATGATACTCAAAGCATTCTTTATAACAGAAAGTTGGAAAACTAAACAAAGGATATATGAAAAACACTTAAGTTTTAATAAACAGTAATAGAAAGCCGGTTAGTATCCTATTAATTatgacataaaaaatgaaaacttctgggaaaaaaaaaaaagtttgtatacCTGAAACCTCTGTAACACCGTGTGTCAATcagacttcaatttaaaaatcaactataagcctacaggaaaattaaaaaaaaaaaaatacatctggcACTGAAATGAAATGCACAAAACTAAGAATAATGGTAATCTGAACAGAGGGACTAAAGACaatgttttcctcttctttctactttctctACTTTCTGAATATCTTTTGGCAAGTATTACTTTcctaatggaaaataattttattatatatttttttaaaaagcatttacttGGGGTCATTTCTTCAGCAGGAGTGGTTAAAGTATCCTGAACCACTGAGGTTTCTTTTTACTAAAGCCCATTGTGACATTGTGACACATTTGGAAGATTCATTAGGGATAAGGATTCCAGCAATATCTGCTCCATTTGAGACTCAGACTCAGCTACTGCTGTGATACCACCACATAACAATTTCATTAGTCAGTTATTTAGTAAAACAACTGGGCAAATAACAgcaaagaaattgttttttttgaaatagtagccaagagcaagaaaaaaaaaaaaaaaaaaaaaactagagtagTTGACATATGCCCAAATTCCACCTAGTTTAGAATGGAAGACTAAATAAgttattataaacttttttttttaagagttcattgattttttcctgagagatacagagacagagaggcagagacacaggcagaaggagaagcaggctccccgcggggagccggatgtgggactcaatcccaggacctcgggaccacaacctgagccgaaggcagaagctcaaccactgagccacccaggttgtcccagttaatataaattttaatcaatttttaaaattggtacATATTTCTAccgatttcaaaatatttttaaagctgaagTAAAGATTTAGGCTactaataactgaaaacttctaACAGGACAGGATAAAAGTACAAGTTCCCAGTTCTATTAATCCAGTCCTGTGGAAatctaaataaactttaaaatggctttctttttcagaaacagATTAAACAATATCCTTTTTTATCTTCCTTCTATCAACTTACCAGTATTTGCTCTGCTTCCTTTAGCTGTTTCTGTAGTTGCTGAATATCACTGTCCCTCTTCTCCACTTCCTTTTCTAAAACTTGCATTTCATGATGGATTTTTCCCTGATTAAGTGCCAACTTCATCAGTTCTTGAAATTCCCCATCTCTATGAATTAACAACTCCAGGACCTATCAGGTAACAGTTGATTAAAGCAGACAGCAGAATACTGAAAAATGACATTCCAATGAAACAAAGACTCTACATGTGAATTGGCCAGGCTATAAAATTTTAGCACCTTCAATGTATTACTCTAATCaatgttaagaataaaaatagcctatgattattttagaaaacaaattagtatcaaaacttttttttctgattatatgcTATTCTTTCATACAAAACAAGTCTTCAAACTTCCAACATGCCAAAATGAGGTTTATTCATTTCccggtaaaaataaaaattttaaagtttatccttaaaaatataatgtaatggAGGTTCCCCCCAATTTTAGTATTTGAGATTATTTTAGATGACaccaggaactttaaaaaattcgtacaaaaaaaaatttgtacaaAACAAATagtctgattaaaaatgggcaaagaaactgaacatttttccaaagacatataaACGAGGTACATGCAatggtgctcaacatcactaacttatcagggaaatgcaaatcaaaaccacaattgggtatcacctcataccagttACAAAGGCTGTAATCAAAAAAACAAGaggtaagtgttggtgaggatgtggagaaaagggaaccctcgtgcactgatGGTAGGAATGTTAACTAGTGcaaccaccatggaaaacagtatggaagttacttaaaaaaatttaaaatagaactaccatatgatctagcaatttcacttctgggtacctatctgaagaaaatgaaattatcatCTCAAAAACATATTTACACCCGTGTGTTCactgctgcattatttacaatagccaggacTGAAAGCAAACTAACAATCTATCAATatatggatggataaagaaaatgtggtattttttttttttagttcttatttaaattccagttagtagcaatacagtgtaatattagtttcaagtgtacaatacatACATCATACTCGCTgatcacaagtacactccttagtccccatcacctataTTCACCCATTCTCCTaaacacctcccctctggtaaccatcaatttgttctctatagttaagagtctgtttcttgatttccctcttttttcccctatgatcacttgttttgtttcttaaattccacatgaatgaaattatatggtatttgtctttttctgacttatttcacttagcctaatacttTGTAGCTCCATCCAGATTgctacaaatggcaggatttcattatttttttatgagtaatattctagtgtgtgtgtgtgtgtgtgtgtgtgtgtaagcacctctatacaccacctcttcttaCCCATTCATTagctgatgaacatt
This DNA window, taken from Canis lupus baileyi chromosome 17, mCanLup2.hap1, whole genome shotgun sequence, encodes the following:
- the MED4 gene encoding mediator of RNA polymerase II transcription subunit 4 isoform X3; this translates as MLAISRNQKLLPPDEENQVLELLIHRDGEFQELMKLALNQGKIHHEMQVLEKEVEKRDSDIQQLQKQLKEAEQILATAVYQAKEKLKSIEKARKGAISSEEIIKYAHRISASNAVCAPLTWVPGDPRRPYPTDLEMRSGLLGQMNNPSTNGVNGHLPGDALAAGRLPDVLAPQYPWQSNDMSMNMLPPNHSNDFLLEPPGHNKENEDDVEVMSTDSSSSSSDSD
- the MED4 gene encoding mediator of RNA polymerase II transcription subunit 4 isoform X2, which translates into the protein MMVKTLSRELIEMLAISRNQKLLPPDEENQVLELLIHRDGEFQELMKLALNQGKIHHEMQVLEKEVEKRDSDIQQLQKQLKEAEQILATAVYQAKEKLKSIEKARKGAISSEEIIKYAHRISASNAVCAPLTWVPGDPRRPYPTDLEMRSGLLGQMNNPSTNGVNGHLPGDALAAGRLPDVLAPQYPWQSNDMSMNMLPPNHSNDFLLEPPGHNKENEDDVEVMSTDSSSSSSDSD
- the MED4 gene encoding mediator of RNA polymerase II transcription subunit 4 isoform X1; amino-acid sequence: MAAASGGEKEKERPGGGAGAAGGNSTRERLLSALEDLEVLSRELIEMLAISRNQKLLPPDEENQVLELLIHRDGEFQELMKLALNQGKIHHEMQVLEKEVEKRDSDIQQLQKQLKEAEQILATAVYQAKEKLKSIEKARKGAISSEEIIKYAHRISASNAVCAPLTWVPGDPRRPYPTDLEMRSGLLGQMNNPSTNGVNGHLPGDALAAGRLPDVLAPQYPWQSNDMSMNMLPPNHSNDFLLEPPGHNKENEDDVEVMSTDSSSSSSDSD